The following proteins are encoded in a genomic region of Syngnathus acus chromosome 22, fSynAcu1.2, whole genome shotgun sequence:
- the LOC119116543 gene encoding CD209 antigen-like protein E isoform X2, giving the protein MENIQSQPEQVEETPAEQNISEAFRTNRAQKFHQGAGSSILHHRVTLVLLGLLNAVLLIVAVVLAIYCANANEDHLLTPHSAVSSLIIERNYLRNHSHILKVEKDAEADLVKEQTSHIQLKLQLKQQTTMADTLWSQIKILHTEKEQLEATRALIEQNCGRCPSGWTLLKTTCYYFSLPESNDKKNWPDSRADCIGRGGDLLVIDNLQEQVLINENAPKVTSSSVWWQNGFWIGLRDIESQGRWTWLDNTSAIETGYWRNNQPSTTGPQTGNCAVLYYFSDTRKTWFNGNCQNQLYDWICEMVAKPPE; this is encoded by the exons ATGGAGAACATTCAGTCACAGCCAGAGCAAGTTGAGGAAACTCCAGCGGAGCAAAACATTTCAGAAGCGTTTCGCACTAATCGCGCTCAGAAATTTCATCAAG GAGCCGGATCTTCGATTCTACACCACAGGGTGACGCTTGTGCTTCTGGGCTTGCTTAACGCGGTTCTTCTCATAGTCGCAGTTGTCCTCGCCATTTACT GTGCCAACGCCAACGAAGATCACCTCCTGACTCCTCATTCGGCCGTCTCGTCCCTCATCATCGAGCGTAATTATCTCCGCAACCATAGTCACATCCTTAAAGTGGAGAAGGATGCTGAGGCAGATTTAGTCAAGGAGCAAACCAGCCACATTCAACTCAAGCTGCAGCTGAAACAGCAGACCACAATGGCTGACACACTTTGGAGCCAGATTAAAATACTTCATACTGAAAAGGAGCAGCTGGAGGCCACAAGAGCTCTTATTG AGCAAAACTGCGGTAGATGTCCATCGGGATGGACCCTTCTTAAAACAACCTGCTATTATTTTTCCCTCCCCGAGTCcaacgacaaaaaaaactggccAGACAGCAGAGCCGACTGCATCGGTCGAGGCGGAGACCTTCTAGTAATCGACAATTTGCAggaacag GTGCttataaatgaaaatgctcCAAAAGTAACCAGCAGCTCGGTATGGTGGCAGAATGGCTTCTGGATCGGTTTACGAGATATCGAGTCACAGGGACGATGGACATGGCTAGACAACACGTCTGCCATTGAAACCGG GTACTGGAGGAATAACCAGCCAAGCACCACTGGACCTCAGACTGGCAACTGTGcagttttatattattttagcGACACCAGAAAAACATGGTTCAATGGGAACTGCCAGAACCAACTTTACGACTGGATATGCGAGATGGTGGCAAAGCCCCCCGAGTAG
- the LOC119116542 gene encoding CD209 antigen-like protein E — protein MEESVYNKLIHQEDPSGEEPPLHSNQEKPQVSFSMVRPASSWTSHRVLGITLAVLAAVLLAVDIGLGVYYNNLTDESWAVISISREVAALNTAYEAASKRRTDAQMRLTQAIRQHQVIKWQVEHQTKRSSDYKMQAAIIQTAITVLKSHIPMIREGCRHCLPGWTLINSACYFLSFSDTHSRSTWQEAREFCKKQDSDLAVLDSSEKQLTINQLINLHRDPLRSITQSGFWIGLRDVDTEGVWKWLDGTRLNEGYWDDGEPNNAGNEDCAATYPRINPFKGWNDAPCSHNLKWICEMSAS, from the exons ATGGAGGAGAGCGTCTATAACAAACTAATACACCAGGAGGACCCGAGTGGGGAAGAACCGCCGCTCCATTCAAACCAGGAGAAACCACAAG tttctttttcaatgGTGAGACCCGCTTCCAGTTGGACCTCTCACAGAGTGCTTGGAATCACGCTGGCTGTGCTTGCCGCTGTTTTGCTAGCAGTGGATATTGGCCTGGGAGTCTATT ACAACAACCTCACGGACGAGTCTTGGGCAGTGATAAGCATCAGCCGCGAGGTGGCCGCGCTGAACACGGCCTACGAGGCCGCCTCAAAAAGACGTACTGATGCCCAAATGCGTTTGACACAAGCGATTAGACAGCATCAAGTGATCAAGTGGCAGGTGGAACATCAGACTAAAAGAAGCAGTGACTACAAAATGCAGGCGGCTATAATCCAAACAGCCATTACTGTCTTAAAATCCCACATACCGATGATAA GGGAGGGATGCAGACACTGTTTACCAGGATGGACTTTAATCAACTCGGCATGTTACTTCCTTAGCTTCTCTGACACGCACTCCCGCAGTACATGGCAGGAAGCCAGGGAGTTTTGCAAAAAGCAGGACAGCGACCTTGCTGTGCTCGACAGCTCCGAGAAGCAG CTGACAATAAATCAACTGATAAATCTTCATCGAGACCCGTTGAGATCCATTACCCAAAGCGGCTTCTGGATCGGATTGCGAGATGTAGATACCGAAGGAGTTTGGAAGTGGCTGGACGGAACGAGACTGAATGAAGG CTACTGGGATGATGGCGAGCCCAATAATGCAGGCAATGAGGACTGTGCAGCCACTTACCCCAGGATTAATCCCTTTAAGGGCTGGAATGATGCACCGTGTTCTCACAACCTCAAATGGATTTGTGAAATGTCAGCAAGTTAG
- the ttc8 gene encoding tetratricopeptide repeat protein 8 isoform X2 yields the protein MEVTMDPLFLAWSYFRRRKLQQCSEICSKLLQDSPYDQAAWSLKTRALTEMVYIDEIDVDQEGIAEMMLDENAIAQVARPGTSLRLPGTSHGGGPTPAVRPMTQSGRPVTGFVRPNTQSGRPGTMEQAIKMPRTASTARPVTSASGRFIRLGTASMLTNPEGPFINLSRLNLAKYSQKPNLSRTLFEYIFHHENDVKNALDLAAQATEQAQFKDWWWKVQLGKCYYRLGLYREAEKQFRSALTQKEMVDTYLYLAKLYQRLDQPITALNLFKHGLDHFPGEVTLLTGIARIHEEMNNMASATEYYKEVLKQDNTHVEAIACIGSNHFYSDQPEIALRFYRRLLQMGVYNCQLYNNLGLCCFYAQQYDMTLSSFERALALAANDEELADVWYNVGQVAVGIGDLTLAYQCFKLTLTFSNDHAEAYNNLAVLELRKGRVEQSKAFLQTAATLSPHMYEPHYNLSILSEKIGDLQTSYMAAQKSEEAFPEHVDTQQLLVQLRQHFAAL from the exons ATGGAGGTGACGATGGACCCTCTGTTCCTGGCGTGGAGTTACTTCAGGAGGCGAAAGCTGCAGCAGTGTTCTGAAATTTGTTCCAAACTATTGCAAGACAGCCCATATGACCAG GCTGCATGGAGCCTAAAAACACGAGCTCTTACAGAGATGGTATACATTGATGAAATTGATGTCGATCAAGAAGGGATCGCTGAGATGATGCTGGATGAAAATGCCATTGCTCAGGTTGCAC GTCCTGGAACTTCTCTGAGACTACCTGGAACAAGTCACGGGGGTGGTCCAACACCTGCTGTCAG ACCTATGACTCAGTCAGGACGTCCAGTTACAGGATTTGTGAGGCCCAACACGCAGTCTGGACGTCCTGGCACGATGGAGCAGGCCATTAAGATGCCACGCACCGCAAGTACGGCTCGGCCCGTCACCAGCGCCTCGGGTCGATTCATTCGTCTGGGAACG GCTTCAATGTTAACCAATCCAGAGGGACCGTTTATAAACCTGTCAAGGCTAAATCTGGCAAAGTATTCCCAAAAGCCCAATCTGTCCAGG ACACTCTTTGAGTACATCTTCCATCATGAAAATGATGTAAAAAAC gcacTAGATTTGGCCGCCCAAGCAACTGAGCAGGCTCAGTTCAAAGACTGGTGGTGGAAAGTCCAGCTAGGAAAATGTTACTACAG GCTTGGTTTGTACCGAGAGGCGGAAAAACAGTTCCGATCAGCTCTCACCCAAAAAGAGATGGTGGATACATACCTCTATCTCGCCaag CTCTATCAGCGCCTGGATCAACCAATAACAGCCCTCAACCTCTTCAAACATGGCTTGGACCACTTTCCCGGCGAGGTCACCCTCCTGACGGGAATCGCTCGCATACACGAG GAGATGAACAACATGGCGTCAGCCACGGAGTACTACAAGGAGGTCCTGAAGCAAGACAACACGCACGTGGAGGCCATCGCTTGTATAGGCAGCAATCACTTCTACTCAGATCAACCGGAGATCGCGCTGCGCTTCTACAG GCGGCTTCTCCAGATGGGGGTGTATAATTGTCAACTCTATAACAACCTGGGCCTGTGCTGCTTCTACGCGCAGCAGTACGACATGACGCTGTCGTCTTTCGAGCGAGCTCTGGCCCTGGCGGCCAACGACGAAGAGCTGGCCGACGTGTGGTACAACGTCGGACAAGTCGCCGTG gGTATAGGAGACCTGACTTTGGCCTACCAATGTTTTAAACTAACGTTGACTTTTAGTAATGACCATGCTGAAGCCTACAACAACCTTGCAGTGCTGGAGCTCCGCAAAGGTCGTGTTGAACAG TCGAAAGCCTTCCTGCAGACGGCCGCCACATTGTCACCTCACATGTATGAGCCGCACTACAATCTGTCCATCCTCTCCGAAAag ATCGGAGACCTTCAGACCAGCTACATGGCGGCTCAAAAATCGGAAGAAGCCTTCCCCGAGCACGTCGACACTCAGCAGCTCTTGGTGCAACTTCGCCAGCATTTTGCGGCTCTGTGA
- the ttc8 gene encoding tetratricopeptide repeat protein 8 isoform X1, with the protein MEVTMDPLFLAWSYFRRRKLQQCSEICSKLLQDSPYDQDSVSVSEAAWSLKTRALTEMVYIDEIDVDQEGIAEMMLDENAIAQVARPGTSLRLPGTSHGGGPTPAVRPMTQSGRPVTGFVRPNTQSGRPGTMEQAIKMPRTASTARPVTSASGRFIRLGTASMLTNPEGPFINLSRLNLAKYSQKPNLSRTLFEYIFHHENDVKNALDLAAQATEQAQFKDWWWKVQLGKCYYRLGLYREAEKQFRSALTQKEMVDTYLYLAKLYQRLDQPITALNLFKHGLDHFPGEVTLLTGIARIHEEMNNMASATEYYKEVLKQDNTHVEAIACIGSNHFYSDQPEIALRFYRRLLQMGVYNCQLYNNLGLCCFYAQQYDMTLSSFERALALAANDEELADVWYNVGQVAVGIGDLTLAYQCFKLTLTFSNDHAEAYNNLAVLELRKGRVEQSKAFLQTAATLSPHMYEPHYNLSILSEKIGDLQTSYMAAQKSEEAFPEHVDTQQLLVQLRQHFAAL; encoded by the exons ATGGAGGTGACGATGGACCCTCTGTTCCTGGCGTGGAGTTACTTCAGGAGGCGAAAGCTGCAGCAGTGTTCTGAAATTTGTTCCAAACTATTGCAAGACAGCCCATATGACCAG GACTCTGTTTCTGTTTCTGAG GCTGCATGGAGCCTAAAAACACGAGCTCTTACAGAGATGGTATACATTGATGAAATTGATGTCGATCAAGAAGGGATCGCTGAGATGATGCTGGATGAAAATGCCATTGCTCAGGTTGCAC GTCCTGGAACTTCTCTGAGACTACCTGGAACAAGTCACGGGGGTGGTCCAACACCTGCTGTCAG ACCTATGACTCAGTCAGGACGTCCAGTTACAGGATTTGTGAGGCCCAACACGCAGTCTGGACGTCCTGGCACGATGGAGCAGGCCATTAAGATGCCACGCACCGCAAGTACGGCTCGGCCCGTCACCAGCGCCTCGGGTCGATTCATTCGTCTGGGAACG GCTTCAATGTTAACCAATCCAGAGGGACCGTTTATAAACCTGTCAAGGCTAAATCTGGCAAAGTATTCCCAAAAGCCCAATCTGTCCAGG ACACTCTTTGAGTACATCTTCCATCATGAAAATGATGTAAAAAAC gcacTAGATTTGGCCGCCCAAGCAACTGAGCAGGCTCAGTTCAAAGACTGGTGGTGGAAAGTCCAGCTAGGAAAATGTTACTACAG GCTTGGTTTGTACCGAGAGGCGGAAAAACAGTTCCGATCAGCTCTCACCCAAAAAGAGATGGTGGATACATACCTCTATCTCGCCaag CTCTATCAGCGCCTGGATCAACCAATAACAGCCCTCAACCTCTTCAAACATGGCTTGGACCACTTTCCCGGCGAGGTCACCCTCCTGACGGGAATCGCTCGCATACACGAG GAGATGAACAACATGGCGTCAGCCACGGAGTACTACAAGGAGGTCCTGAAGCAAGACAACACGCACGTGGAGGCCATCGCTTGTATAGGCAGCAATCACTTCTACTCAGATCAACCGGAGATCGCGCTGCGCTTCTACAG GCGGCTTCTCCAGATGGGGGTGTATAATTGTCAACTCTATAACAACCTGGGCCTGTGCTGCTTCTACGCGCAGCAGTACGACATGACGCTGTCGTCTTTCGAGCGAGCTCTGGCCCTGGCGGCCAACGACGAAGAGCTGGCCGACGTGTGGTACAACGTCGGACAAGTCGCCGTG gGTATAGGAGACCTGACTTTGGCCTACCAATGTTTTAAACTAACGTTGACTTTTAGTAATGACCATGCTGAAGCCTACAACAACCTTGCAGTGCTGGAGCTCCGCAAAGGTCGTGTTGAACAG TCGAAAGCCTTCCTGCAGACGGCCGCCACATTGTCACCTCACATGTATGAGCCGCACTACAATCTGTCCATCCTCTCCGAAAag ATCGGAGACCTTCAGACCAGCTACATGGCGGCTCAAAAATCGGAAGAAGCCTTCCCCGAGCACGTCGACACTCAGCAGCTCTTGGTGCAACTTCGCCAGCATTTTGCGGCTCTGTGA
- the LOC119116544 gene encoding CD209 antigen-like protein D isoform X1, translating into MESEPRATEHTVSYAPKSSQVSFNRSGPPRSHYGLFGQGVEGRNRVVILCLGFLDVILLIIAVVFRTGFTQHSNANPQPAAPHLIAELDLLLGNHSDAMVAMQEAVNALNKATRSHEKLKGKINEQKTMNEVYQSQLESLRRERKILQFNMSSFEGTCGKCNKGWTYFNSSCYYFSFTNSSSTHTWKDSRNDCINRGADLIVIDYPNEQSYVNHISQFLNNRFYLWEKAQWIGVTEGKTEGTWVWINNATESEERYWKSGEPNSFEKNCVATIYSPAQPWETRFVTSCDLNYQWICEMAPK; encoded by the exons ATGGAGAGTGAGCCGAGAGCTACTGAGCACACTGTATCTTATGCGCCTAAGTCATCTCAAGTTTCGTTCAACCGCAGCGGACCCCCTCGTTCACACTATGGATTGTTTGGGCAAG GCGTAGAAGGACGTAACCGCGTGGTCATCCTATGTCTTGGATTTCTGGATGTCATTCTGCTCATCATTGCTGTGGTTTTCAGAACCGGCT TCACACAACACTCCAACGCAAATCCCCAGCCGGCTGCACCACATCTCATCGCTGAGCTGGACCTTCTCTTGGGCAACCACAGTGATGCCATGGTGGCGATGCAAGAGGCCGTGAACGCCTTAAATAAAGCGACCAGGAGTCATGAAAAACTGAAGGGGAAAATAAATGAGCAAAAGACCATGAATGAGGTTTATCAGAGTCAGCTGGAGAGTCTGCGCAGAGAGAGGAAAATCCTGCAATTTAACATGTCatcttttg AAGGCACCTGTGGCAAGTGCAACAAGGGCTGGACCTATTTCAACTCATCCTGCTATTACTTCTCTTTTACGAACTCATCCAGCACTCATACCTGGAAGGACAGCCGAAACGATTGCATTAATCGTGGAGCAGATCTGATCGTGATAGATTACCCGAACGAGCAG TCATATGTGAATCATATCAGCCAATTCCTGAACAATAGATTCTATTTGTGGGAAAAGGCTCAGTGGATTGGTGTCACTGAGGGGAAAACGGAGGGTACTTGGGTCTGGATAAATAATGCAACGGAATCAGAAGAAAG GTACTGGAAGTCTGGAGAACCCAAcagctttgaaaaaaattgtgtgGCTACGATCTATTCGCCAGCTCAACCCTGGGAGACTCGCTTCGTTACGAGTTGTGATTTAAATTATCAGTGGATATGTGAAATGGCGCCTAAATAG
- the LOC119116544 gene encoding CD209 antigen-like protein E isoform X2 yields MTDLDSNNGFKTLVSQNDDDVEPARKKASSLLLYKAAIASLAILAAVLLIVDILLVIHYIKGGNTHRSIDDTESIKKELIKLEQSYKFAVRNLSDAEKKLESEMRRQTQSNWELDHHKRRTKDYEVQLDTILKNVSSLKLHLAHTENGCRHCPVGWILLNSMCYYFALSPLDGKKSWRHARHFCQIHGGDLITIDSIEEEIATMNYLRNRTGPSMNFYNFWIGLYFSKEGLWRWGDGRDLIEGYWADGESSDEVQEDCAALYSTENFFRAWISIHCTNVAKWICEQDPSPNHLRQYS; encoded by the exons ATGACTGATTTGGATTCAAACAACGGATTTAAAACACTGGTTTCTCAAAATGACGATGACGTGGAACCAGCTAGAAAAAAag CCTCCTCTTTGCTACTTTACAAAGCAGCTATCGCGAGCCTGGCGATACTTGCAGCCGTTTTACTGATTGTTGACATTCTCCTGGTGATCCACT ATATCAAGGGTGGCAATACCCACCGGTCCATTGATGACACAGAAAGTATCAAGAAAGAGTTAATCAAACTCGAGCAATCATACAAGTTTGCAGTTCGAAACCTGAGCGATGCCGAGAAGAAGCTGGAGAGTGAAATGagaagacaaacacaaagcaaCTGGGAGCTTGATCACCACAAAAGAAGGACTAAAGACTATGAAGTGCAACTTGATACAATACTGAAAAACGTCTCAAGTCTAAAACTTCACTTAGCGCACACTG AGAATGGCTGCAGGCATTGTCCAGTCGGATGGATTTTGCTGAACTCTATGTGCTACTACTTCGCCTTGTCTCCACTTGATGGCAAAAAATCATGGCGACATGCTCGACATTTCTGTCAAATACACGGCGGTGATCTCATAACCATCGACAGCATAGAAGAAGAG ATTGCAACCATGAATTACCTGAGAAATCGTACCGGTCCGTCCATGAATTTCTACAACTTTTGGATTGGATTGTACTTTAGCAAGGAAGGACTTTGGAGATGGGGAGATGGAAGAGATTTGATTGAAGG GTACTGGGCCGACGGAGAATCAAGTGATGAGGTTCAGGAAGACTGTGCAGCTTTATATAGCACAGAAAACTTCTTTCGTGCTTGGATTAGTATCCACTGCACAAATGTGGCCAAATGGATTTGTGAACAAGACCCAAGTCCCAACCACCTTAGACAATACAGTTaa
- the LOC119116543 gene encoding CD209 antigen-like protein E isoform X1, translating into MENIQSQPEQVEETPAEQNISEAFRTNRAQKFHQAGAGSSILHHRVTLVLLGLLNAVLLIVAVVLAIYCANANEDHLLTPHSAVSSLIIERNYLRNHSHILKVEKDAEADLVKEQTSHIQLKLQLKQQTTMADTLWSQIKILHTEKEQLEATRALIEQNCGRCPSGWTLLKTTCYYFSLPESNDKKNWPDSRADCIGRGGDLLVIDNLQEQVLINENAPKVTSSSVWWQNGFWIGLRDIESQGRWTWLDNTSAIETGYWRNNQPSTTGPQTGNCAVLYYFSDTRKTWFNGNCQNQLYDWICEMVAKPPE; encoded by the exons ATGGAGAACATTCAGTCACAGCCAGAGCAAGTTGAGGAAACTCCAGCGGAGCAAAACATTTCAGAAGCGTTTCGCACTAATCGCGCTCAGAAATTTCATCAAG CAGGAGCCGGATCTTCGATTCTACACCACAGGGTGACGCTTGTGCTTCTGGGCTTGCTTAACGCGGTTCTTCTCATAGTCGCAGTTGTCCTCGCCATTTACT GTGCCAACGCCAACGAAGATCACCTCCTGACTCCTCATTCGGCCGTCTCGTCCCTCATCATCGAGCGTAATTATCTCCGCAACCATAGTCACATCCTTAAAGTGGAGAAGGATGCTGAGGCAGATTTAGTCAAGGAGCAAACCAGCCACATTCAACTCAAGCTGCAGCTGAAACAGCAGACCACAATGGCTGACACACTTTGGAGCCAGATTAAAATACTTCATACTGAAAAGGAGCAGCTGGAGGCCACAAGAGCTCTTATTG AGCAAAACTGCGGTAGATGTCCATCGGGATGGACCCTTCTTAAAACAACCTGCTATTATTTTTCCCTCCCCGAGTCcaacgacaaaaaaaactggccAGACAGCAGAGCCGACTGCATCGGTCGAGGCGGAGACCTTCTAGTAATCGACAATTTGCAggaacag GTGCttataaatgaaaatgctcCAAAAGTAACCAGCAGCTCGGTATGGTGGCAGAATGGCTTCTGGATCGGTTTACGAGATATCGAGTCACAGGGACGATGGACATGGCTAGACAACACGTCTGCCATTGAAACCGG GTACTGGAGGAATAACCAGCCAAGCACCACTGGACCTCAGACTGGCAACTGTGcagttttatattattttagcGACACCAGAAAAACATGGTTCAATGGGAACTGCCAGAACCAACTTTACGACTGGATATGCGAGATGGTGGCAAAGCCCCCCGAGTAG